The Ananas comosus cultivar F153 linkage group 2, ASM154086v1, whole genome shotgun sequence genome contains a region encoding:
- the LOC109706690 gene encoding uncharacterized protein LOC109706690, with protein MAFRVPSLLTFIFLLFSLPFCISHGLFELRSKPKSEKHELILLRRLIAEEVPPSTDLSEGNGSFVLAAERTRRRDPLDEFKEYTGGWNISNEHYWTSVAFTAIPLLVIASVWLVGFGLALFFICCCYCCCRRQSYSYSRAAYALSLILLILFTLAAIVGCIVLYNGQGRFHASTTNTLKYVVGQADLTVDNLRNFSGSLASAKKAGVNQIFLPANVQSKIDVLDTKLNSSANALANRTANNSKKIKNVLDAVRLDLIIVAAVMLVLTFLGFLLSVLGIQFLVSVLVLIGWILVAGTFILCGVFLLLHNVVADTCVAMDEWVTHPRAHTALDDILPCVDIATANESLYRSKEVTFQLVNLVNQVILNVSNKNFPPMLAPLYYNQSGPLMPILCNPYTSDMSNRTCVAGEVGLDSASQVWKGYKCRSSVVSGADICTTEGRVTPALYDQMTAAVSISRGLYDYGPFLSQLLDCTFVRETFTSISSNNCPSLDEYTRWIYVGLLIVSAAVMLSLVFWVAYARERRHRMYNKQFLARSSQAPYPLREKSPYDV; from the exons ATGGCATTCCGTGTTCCTTCTCTCCTTACctttatttttctacttttttccCTCCCATTTTGTATTTCCCATGGCTTATTTGAGCTCCGGAGCAAACCCAAATCAG AGAAGCATGAGTTGATTCTTCTGCGAAGATTAATTGCCGAGGAGGTGCCTCCCTCTACTGATCTGTCTGAGGGTAATGGCTCCTTCGTCTTGGCGGCGGAGAGGACTCGGAGAAGAGACCCTCTGGATGAGTTCAAGGAATACACTGGTGGCTGGAACATCAGCAATGAGCATTACTGGACC TCTGTGGCTTTTACCGCGATTCCGCTGCTCGTCATCGCCTCGGTGTGGCTCGTCGGCTTCGGCTTGGCTCTGTTCTTTATCTGTTGCTGCTATTGCTGCTGCCGACGCCAGTCCTATTCTTATTCTCGCGCGGCATATGCGCTCTCCCTCATACTGCTCATACTTTTCACCCTCGCCGCTAT CGTCGGATGCATTGTGCTGTACAACGGCCAGGGGAGATTTCACGCGAGCACGACGAATACGTTGAAATATGTTGTGGGTCAAGCTGACTTAACAGTGGACAATCTGAGGAATTTCTCGGGAAGCTTGGCTTCGGCTAAAAAAGCTGGCGTGAATCAGATTTTCCTTCCTGCCAACGTCCAGAGCAAGATCGACGTCCTAGACACGAAGTTGAACTCGTCGGCAAATGCTCTCGCTAATCGGACCGCCAACAACTCCAAGAAGATTAAGAATGTTTTGGATGCAGT GCGATTGGATTTGATCATAGTTGCTGCCGTGATGCTTGTTTTGACTTTTCTTGGATTCT TGCTCTCTGTTCTTGGAATTCAGTTCCTTGTATCAGT CTTGGTGCTTATCGGATGGATTCTTGTGGCGGGCACGTTTATTTTGTGTGGTGTTTTCCTTCTGCTACAtaa TGTGGTGGCCGATACGTGCGTCGCAATGGACGAATGGGTAACGCACCCTCGCGCCCACACAGCACTGGACGATATCCTTCCCTGTGTCGACATTGCCACTGCGAACGAGTCCCTCTACAGAAGCAAGGAAGTGACTTTCCAGCTGGTGAATCTCGTCAACCAAGTGATCCTCAATGTTTCGAATAAGAACTTCCCTCCAATGTTGGCGCCTTTGTACTATAACCAGTCCGGGCCGTTAATGCCGATCCTCTGCAACCCTTACACATCCGACATGAGCAATCGGACGTGTGTCGCCGGAGAAGTCGGCCTGGACAGCGCATCACAG GTTTGGAAAGGATATAAATGCCGAAGCAGTGTTGTTTCCGGGGCCGACATATGCACGACCGAGGGCCGCGTCACGCCGGCACTCTACGACCAAATGACTGCAGCTGTTTCCATAAGCCGAGGCCTGTACGATTACGGCCCGTTCCTTTCGCAACTCCTGGATTGCACTTTCGTGCGCGAGACTTTCACTTCCATAAGCAGTAACAACTGCCCGAGCCTCGACGAATACACCAGGTGGATTTACGTAGGCCTCCTTATTGTCTCCGCCGCAGTTATGCTCTCTTTGGTGTTCTGGGTCGCGTACGCTCGCGAGAGGCGTCATAGGATGTACAACAAGCAGTTCCTTGCGCGGTCGAGCCAGGCGCCGTACCCTCTACGAGAGAAGTCACCTTATGATGTATAA